The DNA region GTCACCCCCAGGCGTGGGGACAGGCCATCGTGTCACCCAGGTCACCCCCAAGACCCCGCAGGGAGGTGGTACCCTGTCACCTGTCAcctcctgccaccctgctgcTAGGACGTCACCCGCTGTCACCTTAACACAGAGCGATGTGATGCCTGTGTCACCTCCTTGTCACCTCACCAGGAGGGACATGTCACCTGTGTCACCCTGTCGGGGTGGGACACAGCACCCACATCACCCCTGTCACCTTCTTGTCAACCTACCACAGGGACACATGGCACCTGTGCCACCTCCTTGTCACCCTACCATGAGGGACACGGCCCCTGTGTCACCTCTTTTGTCACCCTGTCCCAGTGGGACACAGCACCTGTGTCATCCCTGTCACCTTCTTGTCACCCTACCATGGGGAGACATGGCACCAGTGTCCCTCGTGTCACCTCCTTGTCACCCCACCATGAGCGACACGGCCCCTGCACGCCcctgtcacctccctgtcccccccgtgtccccctgtcaCCCACCTCCTGGCAGATGGAGTTGATGTCGGCCCCCGAGATCTTGTCCGGCCGTGCCACATCTGGGTGGGGGTGAAGGAAACGTCCCCTCCTCCGTGTCCCCTCCCCGATGTCCCCaagccacccccagcccactccaGGGGTCCCCAACAGCTCCCGGGGACCGCAGTGTCCCCGTGGGTTCCCCAAGTCTCCATCTCCCCGGGGTTCCTCATGTCCCCAACCCTGACATCTCGTGGGGTTCCTGATGGCCCCTggggtccccaatgtccccagaAGGTCCCCAACCCTCTATTTTCCCAGGGTTCCCAACGTCCCCATGGGGTCTCTGGTGTCCCCTGGAGTCCCCAATGGCCCCATGATGGAGTCCCCAGCATGTCATGGGGTTCCTGATGTCCCCATGGGGCCCCCAATGTCCCCTGGAGTCCCTGAGGCCCTCACGGTGTCCCCAACCCCGACATCTCATGGGGTTCCTGATGTCCCCCAGGGTCCCTAATGTCCCCAACCACCTCCCCGgggtccctgatgtccccatgAGGTCCCCAACCATCTCCCTGCGGTTCCTGATGTCCCCATGGGGTCCCCAACCCTCCATCTCCCCAGGGTTCCTGATGTCCCCTGGAGTCCCCGATGTCCCCATGAGGTCCCCAAGCATCTCATGGAGTTCCTgatgtccccacggggtccccaaggtcccctggagtccccaatgtccccaggAGGTCCCCAACTCTCCATCTCCCCGGGGTTCCTGATGTCCCCCCAAGTCCCTGATGTCCCCATGAGGTCCCCAACCATCTCCCTGGGGTTCCTGATGTCCCCATGAGGTCCCCAATGTCCCCTGCAGCTCCCGATGTCTCTATGGGGTCCCCAACTCTCCATCTCCCTGGGGTTCCTGATGTCCCCCGgggtccctgatgtccccatgAGGTCCCCAACCATCTCCCTGGGGTTCCTGATGTCCCCATGGAGTCCCCAACATCCCCTGGAGTCCCCAACCCTCCATCTCCCTGGGGTTACCCGATGTCCCCCAGAGTCCCCGATGTCCCCATGAGGTCCCCAACCATCTCCCTGCAGTTCCTGATGTCCCCATGGGGTCCCCAATGTCCCCTGgagtccccagtgtccccaggagGTCCCCAACCCCAACATCCCATGGGGTTCCTGATGTCCCCCACGGGCTCCCCACCTCCTCAGGCTACTCCCTGGAGGATGGACACCCACCTCGCTGGGGTCCCCTGTGTCTCCCCCCgccaccccagggtgtccccacgtgtccccagATACAGTCCTCGAGGTCCACCTCCTCGGAGAGGTTCATCTTCCCAGTGATGGTGGAGAAAATGAGACGTTTTTGGCGCCGATCGGGCAACGGGAATTCGATTTTTCGGTCCAAGCGGCCGGGACGAAGCAACGCCGGGTCCAGGGTGTCCGCCCGGTTGGTCGCCATGATAACCTGGACAGGAGGACATGGGTGACACCGTCACCATCACCCGTGTGGCACCCTGggagccaccccccagcccccgcggGGTCCCCACCTTGACGTTGACGTTCTGGTCAAAGCCATCCATCTGGTTGAGGAGCTCCAGGAGGATGCGTTGAACCTCCCGGTcagctgggaggggaggaggagaaggacatggcagggtggtggtggggtgacacccaagggacaCCCCCATGGTCCCAGAACCCTTCCAGATGGTTCCTGACCCCCATCCAACACCCAAGGACCACCAAGAGCTCCCAAACGCCTCCATGAAGCTCTCTAGAGTGTCCTACCCCCACCCAAGCTCCGGGACGTCCCAGAACCCCTCCATGGGGTTCTCCAGAGGGTTCCTGACCCCCACCCAACGCCCAGGGACCACCAAGAGCTCCCAGAACCCCTCTATGAAGTTCTAGATGGTTCCTGACCACCACCCAACGCCCACCAAGGGGTCCCAGAACCCCTCTATGAAGTTCTAGATGGTTCCAGACCCCCACCCAAGAGGTCCCAGAACCCCTCCATGAAGTTCTAGATAGTTCCTGACCACCACCCAACGCCCACCAAGGGGTCCCAGAACCCCTCCATCGGGGTCTCCAGATGGTTCCTGACCCCCAACCAACGCCCAAGGACCACCAAGAACACCCAGAAGCCCTCCATGAAGTGCTAGATGGTTCCTGACCCCCCACCCAATGCACAAGGACCAGAATCCCACCATGAAGTTCTCCAGAGATTTCTCTGACCCCCACCCAACACCCAAGGGGTCCCAGAAACCCTCCATGGGGTTCTCCAGACGGTTCCTGACCCCCACCCAATGCCCAAGGACCACCAAGGGGTCCCAGAACCCCTCCATGAGGTTCACCAGATGGttcctgcgccccccccccccccccaaaccccaaggaGTCCCCAGACCCCTCCATGAAGTTCTCCGGAGGGTTCCTGACCCTCAGCCAAGCCCCAGGGCCCATCAGGAGGTCCCAGAACCCCACCCCAGGGTCCCCCCGTCCCCTCACCCCCGGTTTGGGCGTCGAAGCGCTTGGTGGCGATGGCGTCGATCTCGTCGATGAAGATGATGGCGGGGGCGTTCTCCTTGGCCAGGCGGAAGACGTCGCGGACCATGCGCGGACCCTCCCCCAGGTACTTCTGCACGAACTCCGAACCCACCACCCGGATGAAGGCGGCTGGGGGCACCCGCGGGGGTTGGGACCTTGCgtctggggcggggggagccccggggagcaCCCCCAGACCACCTCTGGCCACCAGCACCCCAAGGACCTcaccagcaccctggggtgcctTGAACAACTCAAGGAGCCCACCAGCACCCCAAGGACCCCACCAGCACCCTGAGGTGCCCCCAACAACCCAAGGACCCCAACAGCACCTTGGGGTGCCCCCAACAACCCAAGGAACCCACTAGCACCCCACAGACCCCACCAGCACCCTGGAGTGCCCTGAGCACCCCAAGGACCCCACCAGCACCCCAAGGACCCCACCAGCACCCCAAGGACCCCACCAGCACCCTGAGGTGCCCTCATCATCCCAAGGACCCCACCAGTAACCTGGGGTGCCCCCAACAACCCAAGGAACCAACCAGCACCCCAAGGACCCcaccagcaccctggggtgtCCTCAGCACCCCAAGGAACCAaccagcaccctggggtgcccctgcctcccccaggTGCCCCCAAAGAGCCCCACaaacaccccccagcaccccaaggtCCCCCTCGCCAACACCAACCCAAGGATTCTCCCCCCACTgccccctcccccagcaccccaaagaTCCCACCAGCACCCCACGGCCCACCCCCCACCCACCGTGGGTGCCCCCCgccagcaccccggggtgccccacCTGTGGTGTGATGGGCCACAGCCTTGGCCAACATGGTCTTCCCGCAGCCGGGGGGTCCGTACATGAGGACACCCCGCGGGGGGTCAATGCCgatctggggggggacacacaacccCAGGAGGTGACGTCACGGGGTCCCCAAAGGGTCCGCGTGCGTCCCCCCCACCCAAGCCCACCCTCGGGTGCTCGTACCTGCTTGTAGAGCTCGAAGTGGGTGAGGGGCAGCTCCACGGCCTCCCGCACCTCCTGCTTCTGGATGTCCATGCCCCCGATGTCGGCGTACATCACGTCCGGCTTCTGGTCTGCCAACGGGGACGGGGCCATCAGCGGGGCCACCACGTGGGCCAGGGGGGCAACCTTGGCCACCAGAGAACAGGCCCAAGCAGGCCAGGTCACCTGGGACCTTCTCTAGATGACGGTTGGGtagctccaaggatggagacccaCCACCCAGCCATGACCCCAGGGTCATGTGACAACAACTTCTGGTCCAACCTCTTTCCCACAACATCTCCAACCACAGCAGGTCACCTGGGACCTTCCGTAGGTGACGGTTGGGTAGATCCAAGGATGGAGACCCACCACCCATCAACATTTCCA from Athene noctua chromosome 33, bAthNoc1.hap1.1, whole genome shotgun sequence includes:
- the PSMC4 gene encoding 26S proteasome regulatory subunit 6B isoform X1 → MEELALPADKAQDELPALAAPRPPPGLSFLVPEPEDLEDLYSRYKKLQQELEFLEVQEEYIKDEQKNLKKEFLHAQEEVKRIQSIPLVIGQFLEAVDQNTAIVGSTTGSNYYVRILSTIDRELLKPNASVALHKHSNALVDVLPPEADSSIMMLTSDQKPDVMYADIGGMDIQKQEVREAVELPLTHFELYKQIGIDPPRGVLMYGPPGCGKTMLAKAVAHHTTAAFIRVVGSEFVQKYLGEGPRMVRDVFRLAKENAPAIIFIDEIDAIATKRFDAQTGADREVQRILLELLNQMDGFDQNVNVKVIMATNRADTLDPALLRPGRLDRKIEFPLPDRRQKRLIFSTITGKMNLSEEVDLEDYVARPDKISGADINSICQEGGMLAVRENRYIVLAKDFEKAYKTVIKKDEQEHEFYK
- the PSMC4 gene encoding 26S proteasome regulatory subunit 6B isoform X2 codes for the protein MEELALPADKAQDELPALAAPRPPPGLSFLVPEPEDLEDLYSRYKEEVKRIQSIPLVIGQFLEAVDQNTAIVGSTTGSNYYVRILSTIDRELLKPNASVALHKHSNALVDVLPPEADSSIMMLTSDQKPDVMYADIGGMDIQKQEVREAVELPLTHFELYKQIGIDPPRGVLMYGPPGCGKTMLAKAVAHHTTAAFIRVVGSEFVQKYLGEGPRMVRDVFRLAKENAPAIIFIDEIDAIATKRFDAQTGADREVQRILLELLNQMDGFDQNVNVKVIMATNRADTLDPALLRPGRLDRKIEFPLPDRRQKRLIFSTITGKMNLSEEVDLEDYVARPDKISGADINSICQEGGMLAVRENRYIVLAKDFEKAYKTVIKKDEQEHEFYK